From Candidatus Nitricoxidivorans perseverans, the proteins below share one genomic window:
- a CDS encoding HEPN domain-containing protein: MKNDRGSAEMLLRIAQEDRKVFLLLADQGSEFLRQAFFHAQQAVEKALKAVLASRGHPVRKTHDLMELYGSLESVGLSCPLALDELDQLSPYAAMFRYDDTDIPRLDMDVARATVARTIEWASALINEHDQP; the protein is encoded by the coding sequence ATGAAAAACGATAGGGGTAGCGCCGAAATGCTGTTGCGGATTGCGCAGGAAGACCGGAAAGTGTTCCTTCTGCTTGCTGACCAGGGTTCCGAATTTCTGCGACAGGCTTTTTTCCATGCGCAACAGGCCGTAGAGAAGGCATTGAAGGCGGTGCTGGCGTCCCGTGGGCATCCGGTCAGGAAAACCCATGACCTGATGGAGCTTTACGGTAGCCTGGAATCGGTCGGGCTTTCCTGCCCGCTTGCACTTGACGAACTTGACCAGCTATCTCCCTACGCTGCCATGTTCCGCTACGACGACACCGACATTCCCAGACTGGACATGGACGTCGCACGCGCCACCGTTGCCCGCACCATCGAATGGGCATCTGCCCTGATCAACGAACACGATCAACCATGA
- the glgP gene encoding alpha-glucan family phosphorylase has protein sequence MSGTRYQLEVNPKLPPRLARLDDLANNLWYSWDRPTRTLFARLGQKLWGAVGHSPKAFLKRIDQHRLDEAAEDPVFLGALARVLSAYDTYHTSPSREHGTHMAEGDLIAYFCAEFGFHESLPIYSGGLGILAGDHCKTASDMNLPFVGVGLLYRQGYFLQSIDAHGHQAAVYNDADFDDLPISPVVGPDGSELFVSVHMPGREVRVKVWQTRVGHITLYLLDTDLEENSHHDRDIAHQLYGGDRTMRIEQEIVLGMGGVRALSALGLKPTVWHINEGHAAFLILERMRQLVIEGVDFGGALEAVASNTVFTTHTAVPAGHDHFALDMIRHYFESCCRDMGCDISALIELGRTPDQPDFNMTALAIRGSRHQNGVSRIHGEVSSRICANLWSQIDAEENPIGFVTNGVHVPTFLSDLWHETFDRLLGPGWIQRLTDAQCWQGIHAIPDHLFWSVRQSMKAQMLHLVRHRIGQQHARNHGSQAHLDRLLRLADPENPNVLTIGFARRFATYKRATLLFQNLSWLKQIIGDAKRPVVFIFAGKAHPADKPGQAMIQRIAEVAAMPEFEGHILMVEGYDLRLARRLVSGVDIWLNNPVYPLEASGTSGMKAAINGVLNLSVLDGWWGEGYQGEQGGNGWAIKPTSSAYDSGVDEGRRDYEEARSLYETLQDKVAPIYYDRGPMGYSPGWVAMSKRSIATVTPRFTSMRMVGEYVTRFYQPAARQWAHYRADNFAAARSLAAWKARVRAAWQGVAIRRVDDQRRRIPYGEGVRFEVALRLNGLRFDDVQLELLFGRPNAVPASRSRRFHLKYQGLHVEGGEEHLFAIDLVPEVCGKIEYRIRAYPHHELLTHPFEMGMMLWL, from the coding sequence ATGTCCGGCACCCGCTACCAACTCGAAGTCAATCCCAAGCTACCGCCGCGGCTGGCCCGTCTCGACGACCTGGCCAACAACCTGTGGTACAGCTGGGACCGCCCCACGCGCACGCTGTTCGCCCGTCTCGGCCAGAAGCTCTGGGGCGCCGTCGGCCACAGCCCGAAGGCCTTCCTCAAGCGCATCGACCAACATCGCCTCGACGAAGCCGCCGAGGACCCCGTCTTCCTCGGCGCGCTGGCGCGCGTGCTGTCGGCCTACGACACGTACCACACCTCGCCCTCGCGCGAGCATGGCACCCACATGGCGGAGGGCGATCTGATCGCCTATTTTTGCGCGGAATTCGGCTTTCACGAGAGCCTGCCGATCTACTCCGGCGGCCTGGGCATCCTCGCCGGCGATCACTGCAAGACGGCCAGCGATATGAACCTGCCCTTCGTCGGCGTGGGGCTGCTCTACCGGCAGGGCTACTTCCTCCAGTCGATCGACGCGCATGGGCATCAGGCGGCCGTCTACAACGACGCCGACTTCGACGACCTGCCGATCTCGCCCGTCGTCGGCCCCGACGGCAGCGAATTGTTCGTGTCGGTCCATATGCCGGGCCGCGAAGTCAGGGTCAAGGTCTGGCAGACGCGGGTCGGCCATATCACCCTCTACCTGCTCGATACCGACCTGGAGGAAAACAGCCACCACGACCGCGACATCGCCCACCAGCTCTACGGCGGCGACCGGACGATGCGCATCGAGCAGGAGATCGTGCTCGGCATGGGCGGTGTGCGCGCCCTCTCCGCGCTCGGCCTCAAGCCGACGGTCTGGCACATCAACGAAGGCCATGCCGCCTTCCTGATCCTCGAACGCATGCGCCAGCTGGTCATCGAAGGCGTCGACTTCGGCGGCGCGCTCGAGGCGGTGGCATCCAACACGGTGTTCACCACCCATACCGCCGTGCCGGCCGGCCACGACCATTTCGCGCTGGACATGATCCGGCACTACTTCGAGAGCTGCTGCCGCGACATGGGCTGCGACATCAGTGCCCTGATCGAACTGGGCCGCACGCCCGACCAGCCCGACTTCAACATGACGGCACTGGCCATCCGCGGCTCGCGCCACCAGAACGGCGTCTCGCGCATCCACGGCGAGGTCTCCTCCCGTATCTGCGCCAACCTCTGGTCGCAGATCGACGCCGAGGAGAACCCCATCGGCTTCGTCACCAACGGCGTCCATGTGCCGACCTTCCTCTCCGACCTCTGGCACGAAACCTTCGACCGCCTGCTCGGCCCCGGTTGGATCCAGCGCCTGACCGACGCCCAGTGCTGGCAGGGCATCCACGCCATCCCGGACCACCTCTTCTGGAGCGTACGCCAGTCGATGAAGGCCCAGATGCTGCACTTGGTGCGCCACCGCATCGGTCAGCAGCACGCCCGCAACCACGGCTCGCAGGCGCACCTCGACCGGCTGCTCAGGCTCGCGGACCCCGAGAATCCCAATGTCCTGACCATCGGCTTCGCGCGCCGTTTCGCCACCTACAAGCGCGCGACGCTGCTGTTCCAGAACCTCTCGTGGCTCAAGCAGATCATCGGCGATGCGAAGAGGCCGGTGGTCTTCATCTTCGCCGGCAAGGCGCATCCGGCCGACAAGCCGGGCCAGGCCATGATCCAGCGCATCGCCGAAGTCGCCGCCATGCCGGAATTCGAGGGGCACATCCTCATGGTCGAAGGCTACGACCTGCGGCTGGCGCGCCGGCTGGTTTCCGGCGTCGACATCTGGCTCAACAACCCCGTCTATCCGCTGGAGGCTTCCGGCACGTCCGGCATGAAAGCGGCCATCAACGGCGTGCTCAACCTGTCGGTACTCGACGGCTGGTGGGGCGAGGGCTATCAGGGCGAACAGGGCGGCAACGGATGGGCCATTAAGCCCACGTCCAGCGCCTACGACTCTGGCGTCGACGAGGGACGCCGCGACTACGAGGAAGCGCGCTCGCTCTATGAGACCCTCCAGGACAAGGTGGCACCGATCTACTACGATCGCGGGCCGATGGGCTACTCGCCCGGATGGGTCGCCATGTCGAAGCGGTCGATCGCCACCGTTACACCGCGTTTCACCTCGATGCGCATGGTCGGCGAATACGTCACCCGCTTCTACCAGCCGGCGGCCCGCCAGTGGGCGCATTACCGCGCCGACAACTTCGCCGCCGCCCGCAGCCTCGCGGCCTGGAAGGCGCGCGTGCGCGCCGCTTGGCAAGGCGTGGCGATCCGCCGGGTGGACGACCAGCGGCGGCGCATCCCCTACGGCGAGGGCGTGCGGTTCGAGGTCGCCCTGCGCCTCAACGGCCTGCGCTTCGACGACGTCCAGTTGGAGCTGCTCTTCGGCCGCCCGAACGCCGTCCCCGCCTCGCGCTCGCGCCGCTTCCACCTCAAGTACCAGGGGCTCCATGTGGAGGGCGGCGAAGAGCACCTGTTCGCAATCGACCTGGTGCCCGAAGTCTGCGGCAAGATCGAGTACCGAATCCGCGCCTACCCGCATCACGAGCTGCTCACCCATCCCTTCGAGATGGGGATGATGCTCTGGCTCTGA
- a CDS encoding nucleotidyltransferase domain-containing protein — MIPQQAIQQAVARIVDAAQPSKVILFGSYARGDATEDSDLDLMVVEPEVPDRAAEMIRLRRAVGRVGVGVDVLVYSSREFDERKDWLSNVVYWAAREGKVLYEKR; from the coding sequence ATGATCCCCCAGCAAGCCATCCAGCAAGCCGTTGCCCGCATCGTCGATGCGGCCCAGCCGAGCAAGGTGATCCTGTTCGGCTCCTATGCGCGCGGGGACGCAACCGAGGATTCCGATCTCGATCTCATGGTGGTCGAGCCGGAAGTGCCGGATCGCGCCGCCGAAATGATCCGTTTGCGCCGCGCCGTCGGACGTGTTGGCGTGGGCGTGGATGTGCTTGTTTATTCCAGCAGGGAATTCGATGAGCGGAAGGATTGGCTGTCGAACGTGGTGTACTGGGCTGCGCGCGAAGGGAAGGTGCTCTATGAAAAACGATAG
- a CDS encoding IS630 family transposase — protein sequence MWCVGRLTEEYRQRMYDLLDLYARPFRSREPVVCLDEKSKQLLKDSRQPLPIKPGTPVRLDYEYVRGGTCNLFVAVEPKGGRRTVQMTDHRAKTDFVAFVQYLLEQVYAKARRIHLVLDNLNTHFRKCFEEVLGIRAANKLLRRVVFHYTPKHASWLNMAEIEIGILDRQCLDRRLPDRDALASEVNAWQRRRNNERRCIEWTFSRQDADLKMARHYVA from the coding sequence ATGTGGTGCGTCGGCAGACTGACCGAAGAGTACCGGCAGCGGATGTACGATCTGCTCGATTTGTACGCCCGTCCGTTCCGATCGAGAGAACCGGTCGTTTGCCTGGACGAGAAGAGCAAGCAACTGCTGAAGGATTCGCGCCAACCCCTGCCGATCAAGCCTGGAACGCCCGTGCGACTGGATTACGAGTACGTTCGCGGCGGCACCTGCAACCTGTTCGTGGCGGTCGAACCCAAGGGCGGACGACGGACCGTGCAGATGACCGATCATCGGGCCAAAACGGATTTCGTCGCCTTCGTCCAGTACCTGCTCGAACAGGTCTATGCGAAGGCACGTCGCATTCACCTCGTGCTCGACAACCTCAACACGCATTTCCGCAAGTGCTTCGAGGAAGTGCTCGGAATCAGGGCGGCGAACAAACTGCTGCGACGAGTCGTCTTTCACTACACGCCGAAGCACGCCAGCTGGCTGAACATGGCGGAAATCGAAATTGGCATCCTTGACCGCCAATGCCTCGATCGGCGCTTGCCTGACCGTGACGCACTCGCCAGTGAAGTCAATGCATGGCAACGACGCCGAAACAACGAGCGGCGATGCATCGAGTGGACGTTCTCTCGGCAAGACGCGGATCTGAAAATGGCTCGGCATTATGTTGCGTAA
- a CDS encoding glycoside hydrolase family 57 protein, translated as MSAGKRLDLVFLWHMHQPDYRDHGAHADGAQSGAQSGAQSGEYVLPWVYLHALKDYTDMAAHLERHPGMRAVVNFVPVLLDQIEDYCSQFAQDEFRDPLLRLLARQNLDHIGPADRRLLLEACFRSNHSTMLSPFPRYQRLHNLYEGLMREGEAALAYLSGAYFSDLVTWYHLAWAGETERRAEPLLAELMSKGEGYTPGERRRLLEWIGQTLKNLVPRYRALQDRGQIELSATPHTHPLAPLLLDFSTARESLPDAALPLASGYPGGRMRLDAQIEHARESHARRFGMPPAGMWPAEGALSGPVARQLADHGCRWAATGEGVLRNSLRGAGLESAPRAAQATHRPWRLPDAPGLILFFRDERLSDLIGFEYARWHGRDAARHLVGQLEAILASAAPDETPIVCIALDGENAWEHYPYNGYYFFEDLYGLLEKHPSIRTTTFSELLGRENPPAASELPGLVAGSWVYGTLSTWIGDAEKNRAWDLLCAAKQSYDLVLASGRLSAVEMAAAEDQLAVCESSDWFWWFGDYNPALAVASFDKLYRRNLANLYHRLKLSPPSQLYIPISRGSDSAEGGAMRRATE; from the coding sequence ATGTCCGCCGGGAAACGCCTCGACCTCGTATTCCTCTGGCACATGCACCAGCCGGACTACCGCGACCATGGCGCCCACGCGGACGGCGCGCAGTCCGGTGCGCAGTCCGGTGCGCAGTCCGGCGAATATGTGCTGCCCTGGGTCTACCTGCACGCCCTCAAGGACTACACCGACATGGCGGCGCACCTGGAGCGGCATCCGGGCATGCGCGCCGTGGTCAACTTCGTGCCCGTGCTGCTCGACCAGATCGAGGACTACTGCAGCCAGTTCGCCCAGGACGAGTTCCGCGATCCGCTGCTGAGGCTGCTGGCCCGGCAGAACCTCGACCACATCGGCCCCGCCGACCGCCGCCTGCTACTGGAAGCCTGCTTCCGAAGCAACCACAGCACCATGCTGTCGCCCTTCCCGCGCTACCAGCGGCTGCACAACCTCTACGAGGGGCTCATGCGCGAGGGCGAGGCGGCGCTGGCCTACCTTTCGGGCGCCTATTTCTCCGACCTGGTCACGTGGTACCACCTCGCCTGGGCCGGGGAAACCGAGCGCCGGGCGGAGCCGCTGCTGGCGGAACTGATGAGCAAGGGAGAGGGCTACACGCCGGGCGAGCGCCGCCGCCTGCTCGAATGGATCGGCCAGACGTTGAAAAACCTCGTCCCGCGCTACCGCGCATTGCAGGATCGCGGCCAGATCGAGCTGTCGGCGACGCCGCACACCCATCCGCTGGCGCCCCTGCTGCTCGATTTTTCCACCGCCCGCGAGAGCCTGCCGGACGCGGCGCTGCCGCTCGCCTCCGGCTATCCCGGCGGGCGCATGCGTCTGGACGCCCAGATCGAGCACGCCCGCGAAAGCCACGCCCGGCGCTTCGGCATGCCGCCCGCGGGCATGTGGCCGGCGGAAGGCGCGCTCTCCGGCCCGGTCGCCCGGCAACTGGCCGATCACGGCTGCCGCTGGGCCGCCACCGGCGAGGGCGTCCTCAGGAACAGCCTGCGCGGCGCCGGCCTGGAGAGCGCGCCGCGCGCCGCCCAGGCCACCCACCGGCCCTGGCGGCTGCCCGACGCGCCCGGACTCATCCTGTTCTTCCGCGACGAGCGGCTCTCCGATCTGATCGGATTCGAATACGCCAGGTGGCACGGCCGCGACGCCGCCCGCCACCTCGTCGGCCAGCTCGAAGCCATCCTGGCCAGCGCCGCGCCGGACGAAACACCCATCGTCTGCATCGCGCTGGACGGCGAGAACGCATGGGAGCACTACCCCTACAACGGCTACTACTTCTTCGAGGACCTCTACGGGCTGCTGGAGAAGCACCCGTCGATCCGCACCACGACGTTCTCGGAACTGCTCGGCCGCGAAAATCCTCCGGCCGCCTCCGAACTGCCGGGCCTCGTCGCCGGCAGCTGGGTCTACGGCACGCTCTCCACCTGGATCGGCGACGCCGAGAAGAACCGCGCCTGGGATTTACTCTGTGCCGCCAAGCAGAGCTACGACCTGGTGCTCGCCTCCGGCCGCCTGTCGGCCGTGGAGATGGCCGCCGCCGAAGACCAACTCGCCGTCTGCGAAAGCTCCGACTGGTTCTGGTGGTTCGGCGACTACAACCCGGCCCTGGCCGTGGCCAGCTTCGACAAGCTATACCGCCGCAACCTCGCCAACCTCTACCACCGCCTCAAACTCTCCCCGCCCTCCCAACTCTACATCCCCATCTCCCGCGGCAGCGACTCGGCCGAAGGCGGCGCGATGCGGAGGGCGACGGAGTGA
- a CDS encoding helix-turn-helix domain-containing protein: MRQTELHLTDEDRELIESYRTKGLRHAREVNRAHVLSALDRGVPESQITTVLGVGRTVIWRTRAAYLEGGAEYAVRDVARPGKPAQYGADVEAQISALACSSPPEGATRWTLELLEQAAHSLAGVGPISRETIRRLLKKTASSRGAS, from the coding sequence ATGCGACAGACTGAGCTGCATCTTACCGACGAGGATCGCGAGTTGATCGAATCGTACCGGACGAAAGGTCTGCGCCATGCCCGGGAAGTGAATCGGGCGCATGTTCTTTCGGCGCTGGATCGTGGCGTTCCGGAGTCCCAGATCACGACGGTCTTGGGCGTAGGGCGCACGGTGATCTGGCGAACGCGGGCAGCGTATCTGGAAGGCGGGGCGGAATACGCGGTGCGCGATGTGGCGCGCCCGGGCAAACCCGCCCAATACGGCGCGGATGTCGAAGCGCAGATTTCAGCCTTGGCCTGCTCATCGCCACCGGAGGGGGCCACGCGATGGACACTCGAATTGCTTGAACAGGCGGCGCATTCCTTGGCCGGTGTCGGACCGATCAGCCGCGAAACGATTCGCCGGCTGCTAAAAAAAACCGCATCAAGCCGTGGCGCAAGCTGA
- the glgC gene encoding glucose-1-phosphate adenylyltransferase, translated as MPHRQIMTDAQAGHGRFVSQLTRNTVAVVLAGGRGSRLMQLTDWRSKPAVPFGGKFRIIDFTLSNCINSGVRRIGVATQYKAQSLIRHLQRGWGFLDGRFREAVDILPAQQQTGDSWYKGTADAVFQNLNLMRRNAPRHALILSGDHIYKMDYGRMLADHVHHHADLTIACMDVPVGEASAFGVLAVDDKHRVTAFAEKPADPPTIPGRPDRSLVSMGVYVFSAEFLYEQLIRDADDPASSHDFGKDVIPHCVSRYRVMAHDFAGSSVGRSGSGAPYWRDVGTVDAYWEANIELTKVTPDLDMYDEDWPIWTHQEQLPPAKFVFDDEGRRGMAIDSLVSGGNIISGAVVRRSLLFSRVHVHSYAQVEDSVILPKVDIGRGARLRRTVVDKNCRIPDGMAIGFDPEEDRKHFHVTDGGITLVTPEMLGSRIHSIR; from the coding sequence ATGCCACATCGACAGATCATGACGGATGCCCAAGCCGGTCATGGACGGTTCGTCAGCCAGCTCACGCGCAACACCGTCGCCGTCGTCCTGGCCGGCGGCCGCGGCAGCCGCCTGATGCAGCTCACCGACTGGCGAAGCAAGCCGGCGGTGCCCTTCGGCGGCAAGTTCCGCATCATCGACTTCACCCTCTCGAACTGCATCAATTCCGGCGTCCGCCGCATCGGCGTGGCCACGCAGTACAAGGCGCAGAGCCTGATCCGGCACCTCCAGCGCGGCTGGGGCTTTCTCGACGGCCGTTTCCGCGAAGCCGTGGACATCCTGCCGGCCCAGCAGCAGACGGGGGATTCCTGGTACAAGGGCACCGCCGACGCGGTCTTCCAGAACCTCAACCTCATGCGGCGCAACGCGCCCCGGCATGCGCTGATCCTCTCCGGCGACCATATCTACAAGATGGACTACGGCCGGATGCTGGCCGACCATGTGCACCACCATGCCGACCTGACCATCGCCTGCATGGACGTGCCGGTCGGGGAAGCCTCCGCTTTCGGCGTTCTCGCCGTGGATGACAAGCACCGCGTCACCGCCTTCGCCGAAAAGCCGGCCGATCCGCCGACCATCCCCGGCCGGCCCGACCGCTCCCTCGTCAGCATGGGCGTTTACGTCTTCAGCGCCGAATTCCTGTACGAGCAACTGATCCGCGACGCCGACGACCCCGCCTCCTCCCACGACTTCGGCAAGGACGTGATTCCCCATTGCGTGTCCCGCTACCGGGTCATGGCCCACGACTTCGCCGGCAGCAGCGTGGGGCGCAGCGGCAGCGGCGCCCCCTACTGGCGCGACGTCGGCACGGTCGACGCCTACTGGGAGGCCAACATCGAGCTGACCAAGGTGACCCCCGACCTCGACATGTACGACGAGGACTGGCCCATCTGGACCCACCAGGAACAGCTCCCGCCGGCCAAATTCGTGTTCGACGACGAGGGCCGCCGCGGCATGGCCATCGACTCGCTGGTGTCGGGTGGCAACATCATCAGCGGCGCCGTGGTGCGACGCTCCCTGCTGTTCTCGCGCGTCCATGTCCACAGCTACGCGCAGGTGGAGGATTCCGTGATCCTGCCCAAGGTCGACATCGGCCGGGGCGCCCGCCTGCGTCGAACCGTGGTCGACAAGAACTGCCGCATCCCCGACGGCATGGCGATCGGCTTCGACCCCGAGGAGGACCGCAAGCACTTCCACGTCACCGACGGCGGCATCACCCTGGTGACGCCCGAAATGCTCGGCAGTCGCATCCACTCCATCCGCTGA
- a CDS encoding DUF2442 domain-containing protein: protein MYWDATVVKPLPDFRIYVETEDGRKGTFDLKPYLDHGVFRELRNVHYFNRVGILFGAVTWPNEQDIAPETLYAEMLPVELSGYEETGSPERWSDSAEGGAMRRATK, encoded by the coding sequence ATGTACTGGGATGCAACCGTCGTCAAGCCGCTGCCGGACTTCCGCATCTATGTCGAGACGGAAGACGGGCGCAAAGGGACTTTCGACTTGAAACCCTATCTCGACCACGGCGTTTTTCGGGAACTCCGGAACGTGCATTACTTTAATCGGGTCGGCATCCTGTTCGGGGCGGTAACCTGGCCCAACGAACAGGACATCGCGCCTGAAACGCTTTATGCGGAAATGCTTCCCGTGGAGCTCTCCGGATACGAAGAAACAGGCAGCCCCGAGCGATGGAGCGACTCCGCCGAAGGCGGCGCGATGCGGCGGGCGACGAAATGA
- a CDS encoding DUF1926 domain-containing protein: protein MTQPITLLFGVHAHQPVGNFPEVIEEAHLRCYQMFLQTLERHPRFRFSVHFSGWLLDVMMERWPEDMGRLAEMTRGGQVEWFGSGDCEPVLAAIPHRDRVTQINVLSEKIERRFGRRPRGAWLTERVWESAVVPSLADCGIEYVAVDDYHFLCAGQPGERLDGFFTTEEDDRRLDLFPISEQARYRMPFSPAAEVVAWLEDLARQGHRAAVYFDDIEKFGIWPETYEWVYERGWLDQFVKGVLASPLIRTATYAEFHDAQPTQGVVYLPTTSYIEMNEWTLPAKAAREYHALLEDEKAAGRFEAEKPFLRGGIWRNFFSRYPESNWMHKRMLSASRRLAALPAASRTPAMQEHLHRAQANDAYWHGLFGGLYLPHLRRAIWNNLLALERELPAATARADIDLDGFDEIFMRSATLLAVQRADGDAALVEFSSYALAHNFGDTLRRIDEAYHDKLAVARQAAVAHGGIASAHDRVALKHDITPADTPADTRPRGLFVDSLRLPGDGEIPIDGYREEGGTFVAEIAGGRIEKTCALDGPLLTVRYRATGIGSALAIRLNIAMPSCDGFLGRYILATGDIPCGFGQALDLPAATSIILDDGVLGGALVVAADAPVSISARPHHTVSQSEAGFEKVMQGVELTLHWPPATSGQRLAVTLEVQPHRA, encoded by the coding sequence ATGACCCAGCCCATCACCCTCCTGTTCGGCGTCCACGCCCACCAGCCCGTCGGCAACTTCCCGGAGGTCATCGAGGAAGCCCATCTGCGCTGCTACCAGATGTTCCTGCAAACTCTGGAGCGCCATCCGCGGTTCCGGTTCAGCGTCCATTTTTCCGGCTGGCTGCTCGACGTGATGATGGAGCGGTGGCCGGAGGATATGGGGCGGCTGGCCGAAATGACGCGCGGGGGGCAGGTGGAGTGGTTCGGCTCCGGCGACTGCGAGCCGGTGCTGGCGGCCATTCCCCATCGCGATCGGGTGACGCAGATCAACGTCCTATCGGAGAAAATCGAGCGCCGCTTCGGCCGGCGGCCGCGGGGCGCATGGCTGACGGAACGGGTCTGGGAATCGGCCGTGGTGCCCTCGCTGGCCGACTGCGGCATCGAGTATGTGGCGGTCGACGATTACCACTTCCTCTGCGCCGGCCAACCGGGGGAAAGGCTCGACGGATTCTTCACCACCGAGGAGGACGACCGCCGCCTCGACCTCTTTCCGATTTCAGAGCAGGCGCGCTACCGCATGCCATTCTCGCCGGCCGCCGAGGTGGTGGCCTGGCTCGAGGACCTGGCAAGGCAGGGCCACCGGGCGGCCGTCTATTTCGACGACATCGAGAAGTTCGGCATCTGGCCGGAAACCTATGAGTGGGTGTACGAGCGCGGCTGGCTCGACCAGTTCGTCAAGGGCGTGCTCGCCTCGCCCCTGATCCGCACGGCGACCTACGCGGAGTTCCACGATGCGCAGCCCACACAAGGCGTCGTCTACCTGCCCACGACGTCCTACATCGAGATGAACGAATGGACGCTGCCGGCGAAGGCGGCGCGCGAATACCACGCCCTGCTGGAGGACGAGAAGGCGGCCGGCCGATTCGAGGCGGAGAAGCCCTTCCTGCGCGGCGGCATCTGGCGCAACTTCTTCTCCCGCTATCCGGAGTCCAACTGGATGCACAAGCGCATGCTGTCGGCGAGCCGCCGGCTGGCGGCGCTGCCCGCCGCCTCGCGGACGCCGGCCATGCAGGAGCACCTGCACCGCGCCCAGGCCAACGACGCGTACTGGCACGGCCTGTTCGGCGGCCTCTATCTGCCCCACCTACGCCGCGCGATCTGGAACAACCTGCTGGCGCTGGAAAGGGAGCTGCCCGCCGCCACCGCGCGCGCCGACATCGACCTCGACGGTTTCGACGAAATCTTCATGAGGAGCGCCACGCTGCTCGCCGTGCAGCGCGCCGACGGCGACGCGGCGCTGGTGGAGTTTTCCTCCTACGCGCTGGCGCACAACTTCGGCGACACCCTGCGCCGCATCGACGAGGCCTACCACGACAAGCTGGCCGTGGCCCGGCAGGCGGCCGTCGCCCACGGCGGCATCGCCTCTGCCCACGACCGCGTCGCCCTTAAGCACGACATCACCCCGGCGGACACGCCGGCCGACACGAGGCCGCGCGGACTGTTCGTCGACAGCCTGCGCCTGCCTGGGGACGGCGAGATTCCCATCGACGGCTATCGCGAGGAAGGGGGCACCTTCGTCGCCGAGATCGCCGGCGGCCGCATCGAGAAAACCTGCGCCCTCGACGGCCCGCTGCTGACGGTCCGCTACCGCGCCACGGGCATCGGGAGCGCGCTTGCCATCCGGCTCAACATCGCCATGCCCAGCTGCGACGGCTTCCTCGGCCGCTACATTCTGGCGACCGGCGACATCCCGTGCGGCTTCGGCCAGGCCCTCGACCTGCCCGCCGCGACGTCGATCATCCTCGACGACGGCGTCCTGGGCGGCGCGCTGGTCGTCGCCGCCGACGCCCCTGTGTCGATCTCGGCGCGGCCGCACCACACGGTGTCGCAGTCGGAAGCCGGCTTCGAGAAGGTCATGCAGGGCGTCGAATTGACCCTGCATTGGCCGCCGGCGACTTCCGGCCAGCGGCTTGCCGTCACGCTCGAAGTCCAACCCCATCGGGCGTAG